One genomic segment of Salinigranum rubrum includes these proteins:
- the pan1 gene encoding proteasome-activating nucleotidase Pan1 has protein sequence MTDTVDDVDLPYDEEAASQQEMIEALEERLEVLERQNEEMRDKLLDANAENNKYQQKLERLTHENKKLKQSPLFVATVQEINDDGVVIKQHGNNQEALTEVTEEMREELEPDARVAVNNSLSIVKRLDNETDVRARVMQVEHSPDVTYEDIGGLDAQLQEVRETVEMPLERPDMFREVGIDPPSGVLLYGPPGTGKTMLAKAVANQTDATFIKMAGSELVHKFIGEGAKLVRDLFEVARENEPAVLFIDEIDAIASKRTDSKTSGDAEVQRTMMQLLSEMDGFDERGEIRIIAATNRFDMLDSAILRPGRFDRLIEVPKPDVEGRELIFKIHTRNMNVSDDVDFAELAELSEDASGADIKAVCTEAGMFAIRDDRTEIYMEDLIGAWEKVQAESDEDSDVSRAFA, from the coding sequence ATGACCGATACGGTCGACGACGTCGACCTCCCGTACGACGAGGAGGCTGCGTCGCAACAGGAGATGATCGAGGCGCTCGAAGAACGCCTCGAAGTACTCGAACGGCAGAACGAGGAGATGCGGGACAAGCTCCTCGACGCGAACGCGGAGAACAACAAGTACCAGCAGAAGCTCGAACGGCTCACGCACGAGAACAAGAAGCTGAAGCAGTCGCCGCTGTTCGTCGCCACCGTTCAGGAGATCAACGACGACGGCGTCGTGATCAAACAGCACGGGAACAACCAGGAGGCGCTCACCGAAGTGACGGAGGAGATGCGGGAGGAGCTCGAACCCGACGCCCGCGTCGCCGTCAACAACTCTCTCTCTATCGTCAAGCGGCTGGACAACGAGACGGACGTCCGCGCCCGCGTGATGCAGGTCGAACACAGCCCGGACGTCACCTACGAGGACATCGGCGGCCTCGACGCCCAGCTTCAGGAGGTCCGCGAGACCGTCGAGATGCCGCTCGAACGCCCCGACATGTTCCGGGAAGTCGGTATCGACCCGCCGTCGGGCGTGTTGCTCTACGGGCCACCGGGGACCGGCAAGACGATGCTCGCGAAGGCCGTCGCCAACCAGACCGACGCGACGTTCATCAAGATGGCCGGCTCCGAACTCGTCCACAAGTTCATCGGCGAGGGGGCGAAGCTGGTGCGTGACCTCTTCGAGGTCGCCCGCGAGAACGAACCCGCCGTGCTCTTCATCGACGAGATCGACGCCATCGCCTCGAAGCGCACCGACTCGAAGACCTCCGGAGACGCGGAGGTCCAGCGGACGATGATGCAGCTTCTGTCCGAAATGGACGGCTTCGACGAGCGCGGCGAGATCAGAATCATCGCCGCGACCAACCGCTTCGACATGCTCGACTCCGCCATCCTCCGCCCCGGGCGGTTCGACCGCCTCATCGAGGTGCCGAAGCCCGACGTCGAGGGACGGGAACTCATCTTCAAGATCCATACCCGCAACATGAACGTCTCCGACGACGTCGACTTCGCGGAACTCGCGGAACTCTCCGAGGACGCCTCCGGAGCGGACATCAAAGCCGTCTGCACCGAGGCCGGCATGTTCGCCATCCGCGACGACCGCACGGAGATTTACATGGAGGACCTCATCGGTGCCTGGGAGAAGGTCCAGGCCGAGTCCGACGAGGACAGCGACGTCTCCCGCGCGTTCGCGTAG
- the mre11 gene encoding DNA double-strand break repair protein Mre11: MTRVIHTGDTHLGYQQYHSPTRRQDFLDAFERVVDDAIDDEVSAVVHAGDLFHDRRPALPDLLGTLSVLRRLASAEIPFLAVVGNHESTRGGQWLDLFEQLGLATRLGADPVVVDDVAFYGLDHVPTSKRADLDYAFEPHDADFAALVAHGLFTPFAHADWETETVLEEATVDFDVVLLGDNHAPGTERVADTPVTYCGSTERVSAAERDGRGYNLVSFGAGTVDIRRRAVETRPFVFVEVTLAEDEGEERVREQVRQYDVAEAVVIVEITGDGDPVTPAAIETLATENGALVARVTDRREFEATEGSEASVDFADPDAAVRERVSELGLSPAALDVDDAVRGDVADANVRETVKRRVRERLDEDVSGFEPADGGAAATTGGSDENEASTSTPEAETAEAVGATDAAESGVDVATEPDDEPGETGEPGETGEPDDGANDESDEMEDEPTTEPTPDETEVERRNGDGQVSMEDYL, translated from the coding sequence ATGACCCGAGTCATCCACACAGGCGACACGCACCTCGGGTACCAGCAGTATCACTCGCCGACGCGTCGGCAGGACTTCCTCGACGCGTTCGAGCGCGTCGTCGACGACGCCATCGACGACGAGGTGAGCGCCGTCGTCCACGCCGGTGACCTCTTTCACGACCGTCGCCCGGCGCTTCCGGACCTCCTCGGGACGCTCTCGGTGCTCCGTCGGCTGGCGAGCGCCGAGATTCCGTTCCTCGCCGTCGTCGGCAACCACGAGTCGACCCGGGGCGGCCAGTGGCTCGACCTCTTCGAACAGTTGGGACTGGCCACCCGCTTGGGCGCCGACCCCGTCGTCGTCGACGACGTCGCCTTCTACGGCCTGGACCACGTGCCGACGTCGAAACGCGCGGACCTCGACTACGCGTTCGAGCCACACGACGCCGACTTCGCGGCGCTCGTCGCGCACGGCCTCTTCACGCCCTTCGCCCACGCCGACTGGGAGACAGAGACCGTGCTGGAGGAGGCGACGGTCGACTTCGACGTGGTCCTCCTCGGCGACAACCACGCCCCGGGGACCGAGCGCGTCGCCGACACGCCCGTGACGTACTGCGGGTCGACGGAGCGCGTCTCCGCCGCCGAACGCGACGGCCGCGGCTACAACCTCGTCTCCTTCGGGGCGGGGACGGTCGACATCCGTCGGCGCGCGGTCGAGACGCGCCCGTTCGTCTTCGTCGAGGTCACCCTCGCCGAGGACGAAGGCGAGGAGCGCGTCCGCGAGCAGGTGCGGCAGTACGACGTGGCGGAAGCGGTCGTCATCGTCGAAATCACCGGCGACGGCGACCCCGTCACCCCGGCGGCCATCGAGACGCTCGCCACCGAGAACGGTGCGCTCGTCGCGCGCGTCACCGACCGTCGGGAGTTCGAGGCCACGGAGGGTTCGGAGGCCAGCGTCGACTTCGCCGATCCCGACGCCGCGGTCCGCGAGCGGGTGAGCGAACTCGGCCTCTCGCCGGCGGCGCTCGATGTCGACGACGCGGTCAGGGGGGACGTCGCCGACGCGAACGTCCGCGAGACGGTGAAACGCCGGGTCCGCGAGCGTCTCGACGAGGACGTCTCCGGGTTCGAACCGGCAGACGGTGGCGCAGCGGCCACCACTGGAGGGAGTGATGAAAACGAGGCGTCCACGTCGACGCCGGAGGCCGAGACGGCCGAAGCGGTGGGCGCGACGGACGCCGCCGAAAGCGGAGTCGACGTCGCCACCGAACCGGACGACGAACCGGGCGAGACGGGCGAACCGGGCGAGACGGGCGAACCGGACGACGGGGCGAACGACGAATCGGACGAGATGGAGGACGAACCGACCACGGAGCCGACTCCGGACGAAACGGAGGTCGAACGGCGAAACGGCGACGGCCAGGTGTCGATGGAGGACTACCTGTGA
- a CDS encoding MarR family transcriptional regulator translates to MSTSKAVTKQSTEADRWAPVRDLPPSAKLVAKVLDYEDSLTQKGIAEETLLPARTVRYALTRLEEEGAVTSRFSFADARKRIYRLTI, encoded by the coding sequence ATGAGTACGTCGAAGGCCGTCACGAAGCAGAGCACAGAGGCGGACCGCTGGGCGCCGGTCCGGGACCTCCCGCCCAGCGCGAAACTGGTCGCGAAGGTGCTCGACTACGAGGACTCGCTCACCCAGAAGGGAATCGCAGAGGAGACGCTCCTGCCCGCGCGGACCGTTCGGTACGCGCTGACGCGACTCGAAGAGGAAGGCGCCGTCACCTCGCGCTTCTCCTTCGCGGACGCGCGAAAGCGGATCTACCGGCTGACTATCTGA